A single genomic interval of Haloferax sp. Atlit-12N harbors:
- a CDS encoding hydroxypyruvate isomerase family protein, with protein sequence MTDSPSLSVCLDTLFTDDRFIDRIDRCAELGVDGVEFWEPADRPLQAVRERTAATDLTFVGMVGCTTGLTDPDARDQAVAELQSTIETAAAVDCENLIVTSGPECESHGWQTQYDSVVDILNTVAPDAEEAGVMLLLEPLNTAVDHPESFLSRSETGFDIVDEVDSPQVRLLYDVYHQQITEGNIIDTLQENIDRVGHVHIADVPGRNEPGTGELNYERIIEGLEDAEYDGYIGCEFRATGSDSSAVESVLELLGD encoded by the coding sequence ATGACAGACTCCCCTTCCCTTTCGGTGTGTTTGGACACGCTCTTTACCGACGACCGATTTATCGACCGGATCGACCGCTGCGCCGAGCTTGGCGTCGACGGCGTCGAGTTTTGGGAACCGGCAGACCGCCCTCTTCAGGCGGTCCGCGAGCGAACCGCGGCGACCGACCTCACGTTCGTCGGCATGGTCGGTTGTACGACCGGCCTCACCGATCCCGACGCTCGAGACCAAGCAGTCGCTGAACTGCAGTCGACGATCGAGACCGCAGCGGCGGTCGACTGTGAAAACCTCATCGTGACGTCCGGGCCAGAATGTGAGTCCCACGGGTGGCAGACGCAGTACGACAGCGTTGTCGACATCCTCAACACGGTCGCTCCCGACGCCGAAGAGGCGGGTGTTATGCTGCTTCTCGAACCGCTGAACACTGCCGTCGACCACCCTGAATCGTTCCTCAGTCGGTCGGAGACTGGGTTCGACATCGTCGACGAGGTGGACAGCCCGCAAGTTCGTCTGCTCTACGACGTCTACCACCAGCAGATCACAGAAGGGAACATCATCGACACGCTGCAGGAAAATATCGACCGGGTCGGGCACGTCCACATCGCGGACGTCCCCGGGCGCAACGAGCCCGGAACGGGCGAGCTGAACTACGAACGCATCATTGAGGGTCTCGAAGACGCCGAGTACGACGGTTACATCGGCTGTGAATTCCGGGCCACCGGATCGGACTCGTCGGCCGTCGAATCAGTCCTCGAACTACTTGGTGACTGA